Proteins encoded together in one Carya illinoinensis cultivar Pawnee chromosome 3, C.illinoinensisPawnee_v1, whole genome shotgun sequence window:
- the LOC122304335 gene encoding uncharacterized protein LOC122304335 has protein sequence MEDFRSKSVADGRMQMESYRSGGGGGGGGGGVGPTTSGFNSMQDLRCYSASYATSAQTNQTQVGNDAKFKKGKSTNGTVSKSWSFSDPELQRKKRVASYKVYTVEGKVKGSLRKTFRWLKDRYSRVLDGW, from the coding sequence ATGGAAGATTTCAGATCCAAATCGGTTGCAGATGGAAGGATGCAGATGGAGAGCTACCgtagtggtggtggtggtggtggtggtggtggtggggtgGGACCCACTACATCTGGGTTCAACAGCATGCAAGATCTCAGGTGCTACAGTGCTTCATACGCAACCTCGGCGCAAACAAACCAAACCCAGGTGGGAAATGATGCCAAGTTCAAGAAGGGAAAGTCCACAAATGGGACGGTGTCGAAGAGCTGGAGTTTCAGTGATCCGGAGTTGCAGAGGAAGAAGAGGGTCGCTAGCTATAAGGTATATACGGTGGAAGGGAAGGTCAAAGGGTCGCTGAGAAAGACCTTTCGGTGGCTTAAGGACAGGTACTCCAGGGTTTTGGATGGGTGGTAG